TGGGAGACCGTGCACGAGCCCACGGGTAGTGGTGTCAACCGCGCGGTGCAGGCGCCGGAGAAGGGCGTCAAGGGTGTTCGAGCGGTCGAGTTGTCCACCTTCTCGTTCCCGGCCGTCGACGAGGTCGAGGACGCACGGGCGACGCCCGGCATGCAGGCCGCCGGGCTGGTCGACACGCTCACCGAGTGCGGTGTCCGTCTGCCCAAACGGGTCGTGGACTTCGCGTACCCCGACGAGCCGGGTGAGGACGTCACCAGGCGTGCCCGCACGGACCTGCTGGTCATCGACGGAGGGACGTGCTATGCGAGCACGTGGCAGATGTGGGGATACCAGATCTCGGTCACTGTCATCGACGAGTCGTGGTTGACGGTCCTGCAGCCGGCGCGGACCGACGTGACCCGCCTGGTGACGATTCCACCAGAGGCGGCCCAGTTCACGGATGGGGACGTTCTGCGCCCCAGCGGTGCGGCCGCCGGGGAGGCAGACCTGTCCGGCGGCGACCCGGACGGGTCGACGCTGCACAGCCCCGGGCCGCACAGATGAAGGTGCGCCGCCACCGGGACCACCCGCCCGGCGAACTCAACGGGCGGGACCTCGACGACCGCTCCTGCCCGTATCGGACATCACCCCGGAAAGAGGGAGAGCCGGTGACGGGAATCGAACCCGCGTGTCCAGCTTGGGAAGCTGGCGCTCTACCATTGAGCTACACCGGCGCGCGTCCGTAGACGTGCAGCCGACATCGTAACCCACACGCAGACCGCCGCTCGCACGGTCCACCGCACTCCCTGCATCGTCGACGAGACCGGGACCGACCCCCTTCGACGTCCCGGCCGCAGGCGGCCTCCGCTCAACGCGGACCCAACCGGAAGCGCCCGCCGCGCGTGTGCGTCACGTCACCGCCGCTTTGCTTGCTACCGCAAGCAACTACAGGTGAAGATGGGAAGGAGCGTCGGTAAGCGACCGCTTACCGACACCCCGACGCCGGCCACACCGGCACTCGATCGACATGACCAGGAGCCGCCATCATGGGTCACTACAAGAGCAACCTCCGCGACCTGGAGTTCAACCTCTTCGAGGTCTTCGGGCGCGGTGAGGTCCTGGGCCAGGGCCCCTACGAAGCCGTGGACGCAGACACCGCGAGCGAGATGCTCAAGGAGTACGCGCGCCTGGCGGAGAACGAGCTCGGCGAGTCCTTCGCGGACGCCGACCGCAACCCGCCGGTCTACGACCCGCAGACCCACTCGGTCACCATGCCCGAGTCCTTCAAGAAGTCCTTCCAGGCCTACAAGGACTCCGGCTTCTGGTCGCTCGACGTCCCCGAGGAGCTCGACGGCACCGTCGCTCCCCCGTCGTTGCGCTGGGCGATGAACGAGCTCGTCCTCGGGGCCAACCCGGCCATCGGGATGTTCGGCGCCAGCTACTCCTTCGCCAACCTGCTCTACCTGCTCGGCACGCCCGAGCAGAAGAAGTTGGCCAAGTGGATCGTCGAGAACCACTGGCACTGCACCATGGTCCTCACCGAGCCCGACGCGGGCTCCGACGTGGGCGCCGGACGCACGAAGGCCACCGACAACGGTGACGGCACCTGGAACATCGAGGGCGTCAAGCGCTTCATCACCTCGGCCGAGTCGGACATGAGCGACAACATCATCCACTTCGTCCTCGCCCGCCCCGAGGGCGCGGGCCCGGGCACCAAGGGTCTGAGCCTCTACATCGTCTCCAAGTACGACGTCGACCTCGAGACCGGCGAGCTCGGCGAGCGCAACGGTGCCTACGTCACCAACGTCGAGCACAAGATGGGTCTGAAGGTCTCCACGACCTGCGAGGTCACCTTCGGTGAGACGCACGCCGCTGTCGGCACCCTCTTCGGCGGCGTCCACGACGGCATCGCGCAGATGTTCCGCGTCATCGAGAACGCACGCATGCTCGTCGGCACGAAGGCCATCGCCACTCTTTCGACCGGCTACCTCAACGCCCTCGAGTACGCCAAGGAGCGCGTCCAGGGCGCCGACCTGACCACCCCGGCCAAGGACGCCCCCCGCGTGACCATCACGCACCACCCGGACGTGCGCCGCTCCCTGATGCTGCAGAAGTCCTACGCCGAGGGACTGCGCGCGCTCGTGCTCTTCACCTCCACCCAGCAGGACACCGTCGACACCCAGCAGCGCGAGACCGGCTCGGAGGACATCGCCGACGAGAGCCCCGCCGCGATGGCCAACCGGGTCAACGACCTGCTGCTGCCGATCGTCAAGGGCCTGGGCTCCGAGCGCGCCTGGACGCTGCTCGGCACCGAGTCGCTGCAGACCTTCGGCGGCTCCGGCTTCCTGCAGGAGTACCCGATCGAGCAGTACGTCCGCGACGCGAAGATCGACACCCTCTACGAGGGCACGACCGCCATCCAGGGCCAGGACTTCTTCTTCCGCAAGATCGTGCGGGACAACGGCCAGGCCCTGGGGCACCTCGCGATGCAGATCCAGCAGTTCGCCCAGGACGTCGACGCGCAGGGCGGGGCCCTCAGGACCGAGCGGGAGCTGCTGGCCAAGGGGCTCGAGGACGTCCAGGGCATCCTGGGTGCGATGTTCCAGGCGCTGCAGTCCGCTGACCCCAAGGCCGAGGGCTCGGACCTCACCAACATCTACAAGGTCGGGCAGAACACCTCCCGCCTGCTGCTGGCCGCCGGTGACCTCGTCGTCGGCTGGTTGCTCCTGCGCCAGGCCGCCATCGCGACGACGGCACTGCAGGGCGAGGTCTCCGGGAAGGACCAGGACTTCTACACCGGCAAGATCGCCGCGGCGAGCTTCTTCGCCAAGAACGTCCTGCCCCGTCTGGCCTCCGAGAAGGCCATCGCCGAGGCGACCGACAACGCCCTCATGGACGTCCCCGAGGCGGCCTTCTGATCGAGCCGGCCCCACGGCGAAGGGGTGTCCTCACCGGCTGGTGAGGACACCCCTTCGTCGTGTGCGGACTCAGTAGCGGTCGCCGCGCACCACCGTGCGACGGCGACGGTCCATCACGAAGCTGAGGACGATCGCCAGCACGCCCAGCCCGATGGCGATCCACCCGATGGCCACCAGGTCGAGGCCTGCAATCATCATCTCGCCGTTGTAGGCGAAGATGATGACGAGGCCGACGAGCAGCAGGAAGATCCCGATTCCGATGTACATGCTCAACTCCGTTCTCCGACCTCGAGGCCGGTGCTCGGTCCTGGCGGGTTCTCCCCGCAGGAGGCTGTCGGCCCGGGAGCCGCACACCACAGCCTAGCGAGGAAGAACGCATCCACGGCCCTGCGGCGGACTACCGATCGTCGTGGCGCGCCAAGTCGGCCAGGTGCGCGTTGTAGGCCGCCAGCTCGGCGTCACCGTCGCGGTCCACCCGACGGTCACGGCGGGTGCTCTCCTTGGTGTCCGTCTTCATCCACTGCCAGGCCACGGTGACCGCGAGCACCAGGGTCGGCACCTCACCGACGCCCCAGGCGATGGCTCCACCCGTGCGCTGGTCGGCCACCGGATCGGTCATCCAGGGCAGGTCGAGCCGGCCGAAGTAGTTGGCCGCCAGCAGTTCGGTGGACTGCGTGATGAGCACACCGAAGAACGCGTGGAAGCTGATCGTGGCGAAGAGGACGACGAGCAACGCGATGGGCGACCAGCGCTTCGGCCCGGGGTCGACACCGATCAGCACCCACGTGAACATGTACCCGGTCGCAAGGAAGTGGACCATCATCAGCACGTGCCCGGTGTGCGTGCGCATGGCCAGCTCGAAGAGCGGGCTGTAGTAGAAGATCGCCAGGCTGAAGAAGAAGAACGAGGCCGCGATGACGGGGTTGGCGAGCACGCGCAGGTAGCTCGAGTGCACGGTCGCCAGGATGAACTCGCGCGGCCCCAGCGTCTTGTCCTTGCGCACCGGGAGCGCGCGCAGTGCCAGGGTGACCGGCGCCCCCGGCACGAGCAGCAGCGGCACGAGCATCGCCACGCCCATGTGATCGATCATGTGCCAGGAGAAGAGGATCCGGCCGTAGACCGCGACGCCACCGGATGTGAAGTAGACGAAGAGGGCCCAGCCGAGCACCCAGCTGATCGTGCGCAGGAGCGGCCAGTGGTCACCGCGGGCGCGCAGCCGCAGGGCCCAGCGCACGTAGACCAGGACCGCGATCACGGCCACCGGCGCCCACAGCCAGTCGGTCTGCCACGCGGTGATCCAGCTCATGGAGTCCGGCGCACCCGGGTCGAGGTAGCCGGACAGGTCGTAGACGATCGAGGTCTCCGGGCGCTCCTCGGCGGTGGGCGGCGTCGGGGTGCGTCCGACCGCGGCACCGAGACCGAAGGCCGCGGCCATGACCGCGACCTCACCGAGAGCGAGCCGGGTGAAGGCGCGGTCCCGTCCCACGGTCGGCCCGGCGCCCGACTCGCGAAGGGGGGCACCCCCCTTCGTCATGTCGCCCAGGGCGGCGATGGTGCGGCGACGGTGCCACCAGCCGGCGAACCCGAGGAGGACCGCAGCCACCGACTTGAGGATGAGCAGGACGCCGTAGCGGGAGGCCAGCCCGGACAGGGCACCGATGTTGATCCACGCCGCCAGCAGGCCGGAGCCCACGAGCAGCACGAAGCACCAGCCGGCGATGACCGAGTAGCGCTGCACCGTCACCTGGAGGTGCTTGCCCAGCGACGGGCGGATCACCACGAGTGCGACCAGGCCACCGACCCACAGCGTCGCCGAGACGAGGTGGAACGCGAGGGCGTTGACCCCACCCATGTGGTCCAGGCTGGCCGCGGAGTGGCCGGACAGGGCCAGAGGCAGCAGGGCGAAGAGGCTCGCCGCGGAGAGCCAACCGAGGCCGGCCTTCGACTCCACGACCGGGGCGCACAGGGCCACGATCGCGACGACGAACGCGGAGATGGCGGCCGTGCGAGTGGCGTCGAGCTGCCAGATGAACGCGGCCAGCTGGGTCAGGTAGTTCGGGTCGGTCAGTCGGATGCCGGCCAGGGAGGCGAAGTTGGTCAGCAGCCCACCGACCCCCGCGAGGAACCAGATGATGGCCGCTCCACCGGCCAGGTGCGACAACGTGCGTCGGCGGGTGGTGCGGGTGGTCTCCGGGACGATGAAGGCAGCCAGGACGAGCGCGCCGATGGTCACCGCGGCCGCGCCGTCGTGGATGGCGCGCAACGTCGGCAGGGACCAACGCACGAAGGGGCCGGGATCACCGAGCTCCAGGGGCGCCGCTCCCCCGCCGAAGGCGGTGGCGGCGACCACCACGACCACCGTCAGGAGCCCGAAGAGGACCAGGGGGCGCGAGGTGGTGCGGGGGGCGCTCGCGGAGGTGGACATGACGTCTAATCTAGGCAACGCATCTGAAGAGACCCACCCCGGTGCGGCTCCAGCACCGTCAACCAACCGTCAGGAGAGACCGCGTGTCCGCGTCTGCCGGCCAGCTCAGCGTCAGCGTCATCCGGATGCTGCGCATGCTGCACGCCACCCGCGCCCGTGCGCCTCGCGTGCACCCCGCCCTCGAGCCGAGCCACCACGCCGTCCTCCTCGCGCTCCGCGACGCCCCGGCCCGGGTCGGCGACATCGCCGAGCGCAACATCTCCGACGCCTCCACCGTCAGCCGACAGGTCAGCCACCTGACCGCGCTCGGGCTCGTCGAGAAGGTCCCGGACCCGCAGGACGGGCGCGCGCAGCTGGTGGCCCTGTCCGACCAGGGGCACGCCGTCCTCGACGAGCTGGTCGCCCGCCGCGAGGCGTGGTTCGTCGAGCTGCTCTCGGACTGGTCCGACGAGGACGTGGCCACCTTCATCCACTACCTCGACCGCTTCTGCGACACCGTGGCGGCCGACGAGCGCCACCACCCCTGAGACACGGCGCCTGCGAGTGGGCCGGGGGGTGCGGTGGCCCGACTCAGGCCGCAGTCCGCACCGTGCGCTCAGGCACGTCGAGCACCCGGCCGTGCGGACTGTGCGCCAAGGGCCGCTGCACCCCCGCCCATGCAGCCACGCTCACGCCCAGAGGAAGGCCGTTCCCGGGTCGTGCAGCAGCGCGGCGACGTCGGCGAGCAGCCTGCTGCCGAGCTCCCCGTCGACGAGCCGGTGGTCGAAGGACAGCGCGAGCTGGGTGACCCAGCGCGGCTCGATCGACTCGCTCCCGTCGGCAGCGGTCACCACCCACGGCATCCGCCGGACCGCACCGAAGGCGAGGATGACGGCCTCGCCCGGGTTGAGGATCGGGGTGCCCGTGTCGACGCCGAAGACGCCGACATTGGTGATCGTGGCGGTGCCACCACCCAGGTCGGCGGGCTGCGTCTTGCCGTCGCGCGCGGTGGCGACGAGGTCACCCAGCGCACCGGCGAGGTCGTGCAGGGAGAGCCGGTCGGCGGCCTTGATGTTGGGCACGAGCAGCCCGCGGGGAGTCGCCGCGGCGATGCCGAGGTTGACGTCACGGTGGTAGACGATCTCCTGTGCGGCGCCGTCCCAGCTGGCGTTGGCCTCCGCGTGCCGTCGCAGCGCCAGGGTGAACGCCTTGGCGACGACGAGCAGCGGCGTGACCTTGACGTCCTTGAAGGAGCGGTCGGCCTTGAGCCGCTCGACCATCTCCATCATCGCGGTGACGTCGACGGTGACGAACTCGCTCACGTGCGGCGCCGTGAACGCCGAGGAGACCATCGCCTCGGCCGTTGCCCTGCGCACGCCCTTGATCGGCACCCGGGTCTCCTCGGGACCGAAGGGGGCGCCCCCGCCGGTTGTCGGGGTGGCCGCGGCAGCGTCCGCACCGGCCGCTGCGGCACCGGCGGCACCGGCGCCGGATGACGCCGCCTCCACGTCGGCGCGGGTGACGACGCCCCCTTCGCCCGTGGGGGTGATCGACTGCAGGTCGACGCCGAGATCCTTGGCGAGCTTGCGCACCGGCGGCTTGGCCAGGGCGCGGGTCGCCTGTGGGCTCAGCGGCTGCGCCGGGGCCGCGGGCGCGGCCGGTGCCGGCGCAGCGGCGGGAGCCGAGGGCGCAGGCGCGGGTGGCGCGTCCGGGCCCGCAGTGGTGGGCACGTCCTTCGCCGGCGCGACCTTGCGGGCGCGGCGACGGGTGCTACCGGCCTTGGCGCCGTAGCCGACGAGGTTGGGTCCACTGGACTCATCGGCCTCGCCCTCCTCGGCCGCGGGCGCGTCCCCGGCCGGG
The DNA window shown above is from Janibacter sp. A1S7 and carries:
- a CDS encoding acyl-CoA dehydrogenase, with product MGHYKSNLRDLEFNLFEVFGRGEVLGQGPYEAVDADTASEMLKEYARLAENELGESFADADRNPPVYDPQTHSVTMPESFKKSFQAYKDSGFWSLDVPEELDGTVAPPSLRWAMNELVLGANPAIGMFGASYSFANLLYLLGTPEQKKLAKWIVENHWHCTMVLTEPDAGSDVGAGRTKATDNGDGTWNIEGVKRFITSAESDMSDNIIHFVLARPEGAGPGTKGLSLYIVSKYDVDLETGELGERNGAYVTNVEHKMGLKVSTTCEVTFGETHAAVGTLFGGVHDGIAQMFRVIENARMLVGTKAIATLSTGYLNALEYAKERVQGADLTTPAKDAPRVTITHHPDVRRSLMLQKSYAEGLRALVLFTSTQQDTVDTQQRETGSEDIADESPAAMANRVNDLLLPIVKGLGSERAWTLLGTESLQTFGGSGFLQEYPIEQYVRDAKIDTLYEGTTAIQGQDFFFRKIVRDNGQALGHLAMQIQQFAQDVDAQGGALRTERELLAKGLEDVQGILGAMFQALQSADPKAEGSDLTNIYKVGQNTSRLLLAAGDLVVGWLLLRQAAIATTALQGEVSGKDQDFYTGKIAAASFFAKNVLPRLASEKAIAEATDNALMDVPEAAF
- a CDS encoding DUF6458 family protein produces the protein MYIGIGIFLLLVGLVIIFAYNGEMMIAGLDLVAIGWIAIGLGVLAIVLSFVMDRRRRTVVRGDRY
- a CDS encoding dihydrolipoamide acetyltransferase family protein: MAVKNFNLPDPGEGLTEADVVSWKVQPGDTVTVNQIVIEVETAKSLVELPIPFAGTITELLVAEGDTVDVGAPIIAIEVEGSEPEAAPAGDAPAAEEGEADESSGPNLVGYGAKAGSTRRRARKVAPAKDVPTTAGPDAPPAPAPSAPAAAPAPAAPAAPAQPLSPQATRALAKPPVRKLAKDLGVDLQSITPTGEGGVVTRADVEAASSGAGAAGAAAAGADAAAATPTTGGGAPFGPEETRVPIKGVRRATAEAMVSSAFTAPHVSEFVTVDVTAMMEMVERLKADRSFKDVKVTPLLVVAKAFTLALRRHAEANASWDGAAQEIVYHRDVNLGIAAATPRGLLVPNIKAADRLSLHDLAGALGDLVATARDGKTQPADLGGGTATITNVGVFGVDTGTPILNPGEAVILAFGAVRRMPWVVTAADGSESIEPRWVTQLALSFDHRLVDGELGSRLLADVAALLHDPGTAFLWA
- a CDS encoding cytochrome c oxidase assembly protein codes for the protein MSTSASAPRTTSRPLVLFGLLTVVVVVAATAFGGGAAPLELGDPGPFVRWSLPTLRAIHDGAAAVTIGALVLAAFIVPETTRTTRRRTLSHLAGGAAIIWFLAGVGGLLTNFASLAGIRLTDPNYLTQLAAFIWQLDATRTAAISAFVVAIVALCAPVVESKAGLGWLSAASLFALLPLALSGHSAASLDHMGGVNALAFHLVSATLWVGGLVALVVIRPSLGKHLQVTVQRYSVIAGWCFVLLVGSGLLAAWINIGALSGLASRYGVLLILKSVAAVLLGFAGWWHRRRTIAALGDMTKGGAPLRESGAGPTVGRDRAFTRLALGEVAVMAAAFGLGAAVGRTPTPPTAEERPETSIVYDLSGYLDPGAPDSMSWITAWQTDWLWAPVAVIAVLVYVRWALRLRARGDHWPLLRTISWVLGWALFVYFTSGGVAVYGRILFSWHMIDHMGVAMLVPLLLVPGAPVTLALRALPVRKDKTLGPREFILATVHSSYLRVLANPVIAASFFFFSLAIFYYSPLFELAMRTHTGHVLMMVHFLATGYMFTWVLIGVDPGPKRWSPIALLVVLFATISFHAFFGVLITQSTELLAANYFGRLDLPWMTDPVADQRTGGAIAWGVGEVPTLVLAVTVAWQWMKTDTKESTRRDRRVDRDGDAELAAYNAHLADLARHDDR
- a CDS encoding MarR family winged helix-turn-helix transcriptional regulator, producing the protein MSASAGQLSVSVIRMLRMLHATRARAPRVHPALEPSHHAVLLALRDAPARVGDIAERNISDASTVSRQVSHLTALGLVEKVPDPQDGRAQLVALSDQGHAVLDELVARREAWFVELLSDWSDEDVATFIHYLDRFCDTVAADERHHP